A single Roseofilum casamattae BLCC-M143 DNA region contains:
- a CDS encoding LptA/OstA family protein yields the protein MLRSQNTEHNRKFKWGHWLGGLALLFPLTLSFGQFPAAYSQNSSRSITLRADIQEANARTGVLTARGNVQILYPARNIQATAAQAQYFSRERRIVLSGNVYVLQEGNSLRGETVTYLIDEGRFVALPQAQGQQVEAIYIVPESTNSPGSPAPLPATPEL from the coding sequence ATGCTGCGATCGCAAAACACAGAGCACAACCGCAAATTTAAGTGGGGTCACTGGCTGGGCGGACTGGCCTTGCTGTTTCCTCTAACTCTGAGTTTCGGTCAGTTTCCCGCTGCCTATTCGCAAAATTCGAGCCGCTCGATTACCTTGCGTGCCGATATCCAAGAGGCCAATGCTAGAACGGGGGTACTGACAGCTCGCGGTAACGTGCAAATTTTGTACCCAGCGCGCAATATTCAAGCAACAGCCGCTCAAGCTCAGTATTTTAGCCGCGAGCGCCGCATCGTGCTCAGCGGTAATGTTTATGTTTTGCAAGAAGGAAATAGTTTGCGCGGAGAAACGGTGACGTACTTGATTGATGAGGGGCGTTTTGTCGCACTCCCGCAAGCCCAAGGGCAACAAGTTGAAGCGATTTATATTGTTCCCGAGTCAACCAATTCTCCGGGAAGCCCAGCCCCCTTACCTGCAACTCCGGAGCTATAG
- a CDS encoding tetratricopeptide repeat protein, producing the protein MISQDRNWQTYRNLQETLSLNLRRQIFVAVCDDPQLCQTLVTQLDAELCCNHTPVGSTLPQWVTLELEVQDPNLVRQIDRWQIQMSDAHSHHSPQLEAPAPHPRRRKDDWSNVSPLDLAGDLPRQSSPGFQFVGVEHLTRQPPSQQWSFLQNLEYIAQRYLDLAWEWNLLLWVPRPWLLSIQQSVPRFWQCRTGLFEFAAEPLPAEFASANTSTNTSTNTTISLTPSTAIEAEVKGDKLEESQPENNHRAELEQDSLPSPPMQEQPATVRSGQRKLETVADIQAAITHHNLELDRLEPDAIARLDLYNDLGNLYWILARKLGRSPETFITVQQAITTYELALSHPAIGSTPQGFSRLQNNLGIAYGELACYGDPITALEKAIAAYQEALSYRQSQETNLEDLQHYASTQNNLGTAYWNLAQHQNPVACLKQAIAAYQEALKYYHPDRDVLSYGMIQNNLGTAYWNLSQHERPQDYLKLAIWSYQLVLQYRTLENNPTGYAATQNNLGMTYWHMANRENVSKEQKQDMLQNSIRAWEQAIAAISCLRENTTEPGRLALNFDPGTTHHHLAVALYQSAMTARQISPSADSILETLQLSLKQDIQAWEHWQDRPKMAAIALKSLLQTLRTVYNEGGIEAQNQALGEVPRTLLPEILHRL; encoded by the coding sequence ATGATATCCCAAGATCGAAACTGGCAAACCTATCGCAATCTTCAAGAAACTCTCAGCTTAAATCTGCGCCGTCAGATTTTCGTCGCCGTCTGTGACGATCCTCAGTTATGTCAAACTCTAGTAACCCAGCTCGATGCCGAGTTGTGCTGCAATCATACCCCTGTTGGCTCGACTCTACCGCAATGGGTTACCCTAGAGCTAGAAGTTCAAGATCCAAACTTAGTTCGCCAAATCGATCGCTGGCAGATCCAGATGAGCGATGCCCACTCGCACCATTCTCCTCAGCTCGAGGCTCCCGCTCCCCATCCAAGGCGACGCAAAGATGATTGGAGCAATGTTTCTCCCTTAGATCTGGCTGGAGATCTGCCGCGTCAGTCTTCTCCGGGATTTCAATTTGTTGGAGTCGAACATTTAACCCGACAGCCTCCGAGTCAACAATGGTCGTTTTTACAGAATTTAGAATATATTGCCCAACGGTATTTAGATTTAGCGTGGGAGTGGAATTTGCTTCTTTGGGTTCCTCGTCCTTGGTTGTTATCTATCCAGCAGTCGGTACCGAGGTTTTGGCAATGTCGCACGGGATTATTTGAGTTTGCAGCCGAACCGTTGCCGGCGGAGTTTGCCTCGGCTAATACTTCAACGAATACTTCAACTAATACGACGATCTCTTTGACACCATCAACTGCGATTGAAGCAGAGGTCAAGGGCGACAAACTAGAGGAAAGCCAGCCAGAGAATAACCATCGCGCCGAGCTAGAGCAAGATTCTCTCCCGTCTCCTCCCATGCAAGAGCAACCGGCGACCGTTCGTTCTGGGCAGCGCAAACTGGAAACGGTTGCCGATATTCAAGCTGCCATTACTCATCACAATCTAGAATTAGATCGACTCGAACCGGATGCGATCGCCCGTTTAGATTTATATAACGATCTAGGCAATCTGTATTGGATTCTCGCACGGAAGTTAGGGCGATCGCCAGAAACCTTCATTACCGTGCAACAGGCCATTACCACCTACGAACTGGCTCTCTCCCATCCCGCAATTGGCTCTACGCCGCAAGGGTTTTCGCGCTTGCAAAATAACTTGGGCATTGCCTATGGCGAACTGGCCTGTTACGGCGATCCGATAACTGCATTGGAGAAAGCGATCGCAGCCTATCAAGAAGCTCTATCTTATCGCCAATCTCAGGAGACGAACCTGGAGGATTTGCAACATTATGCTTCCACGCAAAATAATTTAGGAACTGCCTATTGGAATTTGGCCCAACATCAAAACCCGGTAGCTTGTCTCAAGCAGGCGATCGCGGCCTATCAAGAAGCTCTGAAATATTATCATCCCGACCGAGATGTCCTCAGTTATGGCATGATTCAAAATAATCTCGGCACGGCGTATTGGAATTTATCGCAACACGAACGGCCGCAAGATTACTTGAAATTAGCAATTTGGTCGTATCAACTGGTCTTGCAATATCGCACTCTGGAGAATAACCCCACCGGATATGCTGCCACCCAGAATAACTTGGGAATGACCTATTGGCATATGGCGAATCGAGAGAATGTATCCAAGGAGCAAAAGCAGGACATGCTCCAGAATTCTATCCGAGCTTGGGAACAGGCGATCGCGGCGATCTCCTGTCTGCGAGAGAATACAACCGAACCGGGAAGATTGGCCCTTAATTTCGATCCCGGCACCACCCACCATCATTTAGCGGTTGCTTTATACCAGTCAGCCATGACTGCTCGACAAATTTCTCCATCGGCGGACTCAATACTGGAAACCTTACAACTCTCGCTCAAACAAGATATTCAAGCTTGGGAACACTGGCAAGACCGGCCAAAAATGGCTGCGATCGCTCTCAAATCTTTGTTGCAAACATTACGCACCGTCTATAATGAAGGCGGTATTGAAGCCCAAAATCAGGCATTAGGAGAAGTCCCCAGAACCTTATTACCAGAAATTTTGCATCGACTATAG